A region from the Dermacentor andersoni chromosome 11, qqDerAnde1_hic_scaffold, whole genome shotgun sequence genome encodes:
- the mRpS35 gene encoding small ribosomal subunit protein mS35 has product MPPARSIAVLRDVHNCVRILPSTSNKALCRRMSSFVSAEDKSDATNLEEDRKFRKLDLYKQKEPPKQKRPEIKFDVPQPRSERMPVDQDWPSVWPTAQSFRPSVVPLPLRQGYRQKGAPPGKYANLELMKVPNFLHLTPAHLSKHAKVLRQFCTPWPAGLETDEKCEEHFPVEVIDSDYCHASPSIRDPRSRIVTLRVKLSNLELDYHARDKLLRLAGDRYDPATDVLTIVTDRCPLKKQNYDYAHYLLTAVYHESWNTEPWEADKAESDMECFFWEKSRSETNAVGFVRRMQQSLAGQEEITHPHVQHLPPECTDDDVKGVTQVKDYAEAVCEIHNGGESLQSWDKYKRSVCSLLGLKHTELSPLAGEVHAS; this is encoded by the exons ATGCCGCCGGCACGTAGCATCGCAGTGCTTCGCGATGTGCATAACTGCGTTAGAATACTTCCGTCCACATCAAACAAGGCACTATGCCGAAGGATGTCGTCCTTCGTGTCTGCTGAAGACAAATCGGACGCGACGAACCTAGAAGAAG ATCGGAAGTTTCGAAAGCTGGATCTCTACAAGCAAAAAGAACCGCCGAAACAAAAACGGCCGGAAATCAAGTTTGAT GTTCCGCAACCACGTAGCGAGCGCATGCCCGTGGACCAAGACTGGCCGAGCGTGTGGCCCACAGCACAGTCCTTTCGCCCTTCAGTGGTGCCGCTGCCGCTGCGTCAGGGTTACCGTCAGAAGGGGGCACCACCGGGCAAGTATGCCAACTTGGAGCTCATGAAAGTGCCAAACTTCCTTCACCTGACACCCGCTCATCTCTCCAAGCATGCCAAGGTCCTCCGGC AATTTTGCACCCCATGGCCAGCTGGTCTGGAGACTGATGAAAAGTGTGAAGAACATTTCCCAGTGGAAGTGATTGACAGTGACTACTGCCATGCTAGCCCGTCGATCAGAGACCCCAGGTCCAGGATTGTTACGCTGAGG GTAAAACTGTCAAACTTGGAGCTTGACTATCATGCAAGAGATAAGCTCCTTCGGTTGGCTGGTGACCGCTATGACCCTGCTACTGATGTCCTCACTATTGTCACCGACAG GTGTCCACTGAAGAAACAGAACTATGACTATGCCCATTACCTTCTTACTGCTGTGTACCACGAATCTTGG AACACAGAGCCTTGGGAAGCAGACAAGGCCGAGTCTGACATGGAGTGCTTCTTTTGGGAGAAGAGCCGGTCAGAAACTAATGCAGTTGGTTTTGTCAGACGTATGCAGCAGTCACTGGCTGGCCAG GAGGAAATTACCCACCCCCATGTGCAGCACCTGCCACCGGAATGCACAGATGACGACGTAAAGGGTGTCACTCAAGTGAAGGACTACGCGGAGGCTGTGTGTGAGATTCACAACGGAGGAGAAAGCCTGCAGTCGTGGGACAAATACAAACGCTCTGTGTGTTCGCTGTTAGGCTTAAAGCACACCGAGCTCAGCCCACTGGCAGGAGAAGTGCATGCATCGTGA